A portion of the Hymenobacter gelipurpurascens genome contains these proteins:
- a CDS encoding tetratricopeptide repeat protein, protein MRRLRPLLISFVLLTASAPLHAQQETDDGSASLAREYVRKGENDKAVYLFGRLRAEQQTAPNVLPDYLAALQATSAHKEAEKLVKKALRQRPTDVTLSVTLGLVYQKAGDNAAAQKQFEKVLGQLTTEQVLPVAAEFQKASQPEWAAKTYLRGRELSKNDTEFAPQLIQLYTQAGQQSKVVMETLRLVQDDERQLPFVRNMLQNSLQDDKDFETLEKELLGQVQKNPERTVYSELLLWLQVQRRDFTGALVQAKALDRRGHTEGQRVLDVAEIARRNKDYESAIQGYDYVVREYKAPPWYAIARQRLVQTREEQVRNTYPINPAQLQGLLQEYQQVLTDLGRTPETAPVLRSMAALLAFQLDQKDKAIALLNEVINMPRASLDVVDQAKIDLADIFLLRGEPWEATLLYSQVEKTHKDTPLGYDAKLRNARLSYFAGDFKLAQSHLDILKQATSREIANDAMQLSLLITDNTAMDTAGVALRDYAAVEQLVFQNKIPDALRGLDALLQKYPGHALQDESWFLKAQLQRRTGDYAAALATLDKITANPKYDVLNDDALFLAASIQEENLQDKQKAQQLYNDVLVKYPGSIYVAEARKRFRKLRGDAAL, encoded by the coding sequence ATGCGCCGCCTTCGTCCTCTGCTGATTTCCTTTGTGCTTCTAACTGCCTCCGCTCCCTTGCACGCCCAGCAAGAGACAGACGATGGCTCCGCCAGCCTAGCCCGTGAATATGTGCGCAAGGGCGAAAACGACAAGGCCGTGTACCTGTTTGGCCGGCTCCGCGCCGAGCAACAAACAGCGCCCAATGTGCTGCCCGATTATCTGGCTGCCCTACAGGCTACCAGCGCGCATAAGGAGGCTGAGAAACTGGTAAAAAAGGCCCTGCGCCAGCGCCCCACTGATGTGACCTTGAGCGTTACATTAGGCCTAGTCTACCAGAAAGCCGGCGACAATGCAGCCGCGCAAAAGCAGTTTGAGAAGGTGCTAGGCCAATTGACCACCGAGCAAGTGCTACCGGTGGCAGCCGAGTTTCAGAAAGCCAGCCAGCCGGAGTGGGCCGCCAAAACCTATCTGCGCGGACGGGAGCTTTCAAAAAACGATACCGAGTTTGCCCCGCAACTTATCCAGCTCTACACCCAGGCCGGCCAACAGAGCAAGGTGGTGATGGAAACGTTGCGGCTGGTGCAGGATGACGAGCGGCAGCTGCCCTTCGTGCGCAATATGCTCCAGAACAGCTTGCAGGACGACAAGGACTTCGAGACGCTGGAAAAGGAGCTGCTAGGCCAGGTCCAGAAGAACCCGGAGCGTACCGTGTACAGCGAGTTGCTGCTGTGGCTGCAAGTACAGCGCCGCGACTTCACGGGGGCGCTGGTGCAGGCCAAAGCCCTCGACCGTAGGGGCCACACCGAGGGGCAGCGCGTATTGGATGTGGCAGAAATAGCCCGCCGCAACAAAGACTACGAAAGCGCCATCCAAGGCTACGACTACGTGGTGCGCGAGTACAAGGCGCCACCGTGGTATGCCATTGCTAGGCAGCGCCTGGTGCAGACCCGTGAGGAGCAGGTTCGCAATACGTACCCCATCAATCCGGCGCAGCTGCAAGGTCTGTTGCAGGAGTACCAACAGGTGCTCACCGACCTGGGCCGTACGCCCGAAACGGCACCGGTGCTGCGCAGTATGGCGGCATTGCTGGCCTTTCAGCTCGACCAGAAAGACAAGGCCATTGCCCTGCTGAATGAAGTCATCAATATGCCGCGCGCCAGCCTGGATGTGGTAGACCAGGCCAAGATTGACTTGGCCGATATCTTCCTGTTGCGCGGTGAGCCCTGGGAAGCTACGCTGCTGTACTCGCAGGTCGAAAAGACCCATAAGGATACGCCGCTGGGCTATGATGCCAAGCTGCGCAATGCCCGCCTAAGCTACTTTGCCGGCGACTTCAAGCTGGCCCAAAGCCATCTGGACATCCTCAAGCAAGCCACCAGCCGCGAAATTGCCAATGATGCCATGCAGCTCAGCCTGCTCATCACCGACAATACCGCTATGGACACCGCCGGCGTGGCCCTGCGCGACTACGCCGCCGTAGAGCAGCTCGTGTTCCAGAATAAAATTCCGGATGCCTTACGTGGCCTAGATGCTTTGCTGCAGAAGTACCCCGGCCATGCCCTGCAAGATGAGTCGTGGTTTCTGAAAGCTCAGCTCCAACGCCGCACCGGTGACTATGCCGCCGCGCTGGCCACACTGGATAAAATTACGGCTAACCCCAAATACGATGTGCTCAACGATGATGCGCTATTTCTGGCCGCCAGTATTCAGGAAGAAAACCTACAGGATAAGCAGAAAGCCCAGCAACTCTACAACGACGTGCTGGTGAAATACCCCGGTAGCATCTATGTAGCCGAAGCCCGCAAGCGCTTCCGCAAGCTGCGCGGCGACGCGGCGCTCTAG
- the lptC gene encoding LPS export ABC transporter periplasmic protein LptC, whose protein sequence is MSKQQMSGLGRVVLSSSLLLVGLMSCQKQAEEVKKRTPYSGPMLETTQVLTLISDSAKLRVRLTAPLEQIYENGDQVYAKGVNLTFLGEDGKTVVNTITGNYGKLEKNKNLYTVRGNVQVTNVEKQQRMNTEEAFYDKSKATIYTEKDMEVRVTTPTEKLTGRGLTANQDFSRYKILTPTGVFAVDPSAPTSAPAPVPATPAAVPAPVR, encoded by the coding sequence TTGAGTAAGCAACAGATGAGTGGCCTAGGGAGAGTTGTGCTGAGCAGCAGTCTGCTGCTAGTAGGGTTGATGAGCTGCCAGAAGCAGGCGGAGGAAGTAAAGAAACGGACTCCGTATTCTGGCCCAATGCTCGAAACCACTCAGGTGCTCACGCTCATCAGCGACTCCGCAAAACTACGCGTACGGCTCACGGCGCCCCTGGAGCAGATCTATGAGAACGGCGACCAGGTGTACGCGAAGGGCGTGAACCTCACGTTTCTCGGCGAAGACGGGAAAACCGTGGTTAACACCATCACGGGCAACTACGGGAAGCTGGAGAAAAACAAAAACCTCTACACCGTACGCGGCAACGTGCAGGTAACCAACGTGGAAAAGCAGCAGCGCATGAACACGGAGGAGGCCTTCTACGATAAGTCGAAGGCCACTATCTACACCGAAAAAGACATGGAAGTGCGCGTCACGACGCCCACGGAAAAGCTGACAGGACGAGGCCTCACGGCCAACCAGGATTTCTCGCGCTACAAGATTCTAACCCCTACGGGCGTCTTCGCCGTCGATCCGTCGGCCCCAACATCGGCTCCGGCGCCAGTGCCCGCAACTCCAGCGGCTGTCCCGGCGCCGGTTCGTTAA
- a CDS encoding TraR/DksA family transcriptional regulator: MSDESLRYSREDLAEFEQIIQDKLTAARKEVSFIKETLSRKNDSGTDNTASSSKVLEDGADTAEKESLNQLASRQMKFIQQLENALVRIKNGTYGVCIGTGKLIPKERLRAVPHTQHSIEAKMARRD, encoded by the coding sequence ATGAGTGACGAATCCCTACGCTATTCCAGGGAAGATCTGGCTGAGTTCGAGCAAATCATTCAGGATAAGCTCACAGCTGCCCGGAAAGAAGTGTCGTTTATCAAAGAGACGCTGAGCCGCAAGAACGATTCAGGTACCGACAATACTGCTTCTTCCTCGAAGGTACTGGAAGATGGTGCTGACACCGCTGAAAAGGAAAGCCTAAACCAGTTGGCCTCGCGCCAGATGAAGTTTATCCAACAGCTGGAAAATGCATTGGTACGCATCAAGAATGGCACCTATGGTGTTTGCATCGGTACGGGCAAGCTCATCCCTAAAGAGCGGTTGCGCGCAGTACCACATACGCAGCATTCTATTGAAGCCAAAATGGCTCGCCGCGACTAA
- the ribH gene encoding 6,7-dimethyl-8-ribityllumazine synthase has protein sequence MATALKNLSDYTSDNFIDISEKRFGLVVAEWNRDITDTLARGAYETLIKHGAKPENIFRNTVPGSFELTLGAQLLAQHEEIDAVICLGVVIQGETKHDDYICHAVASGITNVGLKFNKPVIFGLVTTNTLEQAWDRAGGKHGNKGVEGAVAAIHMLGF, from the coding sequence ATGGCAACCGCACTAAAGAACCTGAGCGACTACACTTCCGATAACTTCATCGACATTTCCGAGAAACGGTTTGGGCTGGTAGTAGCCGAGTGGAACCGCGATATCACCGACACGCTGGCGCGAGGTGCCTACGAAACCCTCATCAAGCACGGCGCTAAGCCCGAGAACATCTTCCGAAACACTGTGCCCGGCAGCTTCGAGCTCACGCTAGGCGCCCAACTGCTGGCGCAGCACGAGGAGATTGATGCCGTAATCTGTCTGGGTGTGGTTATTCAGGGAGAAACCAAGCACGATGACTACATCTGCCATGCCGTGGCCAGCGGTATCACCAACGTAGGCCTCAAGTTTAACAAGCCGGTTATTTTTGGGTTGGTAACTACCAACACGCTGGAGCAGGCCTGGGACCGGGCCGGCGGAAAGCATGGCAACAAAGGAGTAGAGGGTGCCGTGGCCGCCATTCATATGCTCGGCTTCTAG
- a CDS encoding peptidylprolyl isomerase, whose product MALINTIREKSGWAVGAIIIGLLLFMLGGDFLYGRNSIFGGNDRTVGEVAGEKVEYDDFNAALEQAKQGFIAQQGRQPDENAMGYLRDQAWNQILYRIAFQKEFDKLGLKVSDEELTDMVQGENPHPSIRQAFTDPQTGQFDRAKVIEYLRNLDKLPPQTQEAFRNFETNLSPERLAIKYNNLLKQSTYVTSAEAKRFDEAQNTKANLRYLLVPYFAISDSSVKVTDEQIQAYIDKNKGRYKVEDGRSIEYVTIPVTASVEDSAAVRKTVDELATQFTTAPNDSLFAKLNSDQPYNGAYLTPADMPEKLRAQLPLQVGKVYGPYAENGTFSLFKVTGQKAGTQAAARASHILIKPEGTTPEADAAAKAKATDVLNKIKGGADFAAMARQYGTDGTTATGGDLGWFQQGRMVPEFEKAVFGATAAGLLPNLVKTSFGYHIIKITAPKTTQTYQVAAVQKTIQPTDVTRDAAYQKAQQLKGSASDLASFRAAVAKDKSLQKVEAKGLGRGDQAVNNLQGARQLVRWAYGVNPEGGAETKVGNVSEVFEIGDQYVIAVLTGERSKGVADVASVKPEVSALVRNELKAEQIIKKLSASKGTLEQIAQAYGSNAQVKTADNVALGTGMIPGLGSEPVAVGKAFGLKPGQKSAPFQGEQGVLIVEPVSVQKPTTNTDVKAVRQQLAAQRAARVDGLTFEAVKAHANVKDNRTKFF is encoded by the coding sequence ATGGCATTAATTAACACGATTCGCGAAAAATCGGGCTGGGCAGTCGGGGCCATCATCATCGGCCTGCTGCTCTTTATGCTGGGAGGCGACTTTCTCTACGGGCGCAACAGCATTTTTGGTGGCAACGACCGCACAGTAGGCGAAGTGGCCGGTGAAAAAGTGGAGTACGATGACTTCAACGCGGCTCTGGAGCAGGCCAAGCAAGGCTTCATTGCCCAGCAAGGCCGCCAGCCCGACGAAAATGCCATGGGCTACTTGCGCGACCAGGCCTGGAACCAGATCCTGTACCGCATTGCTTTCCAGAAGGAGTTTGATAAGCTGGGTCTGAAAGTATCTGACGAAGAGCTGACGGACATGGTGCAGGGCGAAAACCCGCACCCCAGCATCCGCCAGGCCTTCACTGACCCCCAGACGGGCCAGTTCGACCGTGCAAAGGTGATTGAGTACCTGCGCAACCTCGATAAGCTGCCCCCGCAGACCCAGGAGGCCTTCCGCAACTTCGAAACCAACCTGAGTCCGGAGCGGCTGGCTATCAAGTACAACAACCTCCTCAAGCAGAGCACTTACGTGACGTCGGCGGAAGCCAAGCGCTTTGATGAAGCCCAGAACACCAAAGCCAACCTGCGCTACCTCCTGGTGCCTTACTTCGCCATCTCCGATTCAAGCGTGAAGGTGACCGATGAGCAAATCCAGGCCTACATTGATAAGAACAAAGGCCGCTACAAAGTAGAAGATGGCCGCAGCATTGAGTACGTAACGATTCCCGTAACGGCCTCAGTAGAAGACAGCGCCGCCGTACGCAAGACGGTAGACGAGCTGGCTACCCAGTTCACCACGGCTCCCAACGACTCGTTGTTCGCGAAGCTGAACTCTGACCAGCCCTACAACGGGGCGTACCTCACGCCCGCTGATATGCCCGAGAAGCTGCGCGCGCAGTTGCCGCTGCAGGTAGGTAAAGTATATGGTCCATATGCTGAGAACGGCACGTTCTCGCTGTTCAAAGTAACGGGCCAGAAGGCCGGCACGCAGGCTGCGGCCCGCGCCAGCCACATCCTCATCAAGCCCGAAGGAACTACGCCCGAGGCCGATGCCGCGGCCAAAGCCAAGGCGACCGACGTTCTGAACAAAATCAAAGGTGGGGCTGATTTCGCGGCCATGGCCCGTCAGTATGGTACCGATGGTACTACCGCCACCGGTGGCGACCTGGGCTGGTTCCAACAGGGCCGTATGGTGCCGGAGTTTGAGAAAGCCGTGTTCGGCGCTACTGCCGCTGGCCTGTTGCCAAACTTGGTAAAGACCTCATTTGGCTACCACATCATCAAGATTACGGCTCCCAAAACCACCCAGACCTATCAGGTAGCCGCGGTGCAGAAAACCATTCAGCCAACCGATGTTACCCGCGACGCCGCGTACCAGAAGGCGCAGCAGCTGAAAGGTTCGGCATCTGATCTGGCCTCCTTCCGCGCCGCAGTGGCAAAGGATAAGAGCTTGCAGAAAGTAGAAGCCAAAGGCCTCGGCCGCGGCGACCAGGCAGTGAACAACCTGCAGGGTGCCCGCCAGCTGGTACGCTGGGCCTATGGCGTAAATCCCGAGGGCGGTGCTGAAACGAAAGTAGGCAACGTATCGGAGGTGTTTGAAATCGGCGACCAGTACGTAATTGCCGTCCTGACCGGCGAGCGGAGCAAGGGCGTGGCCGACGTAGCCAGCGTGAAACCCGAAGTATCGGCGCTGGTGCGCAACGAGCTGAAGGCTGAGCAGATCATTAAGAAGCTCAGCGCTTCGAAAGGCACGCTGGAGCAAATAGCACAGGCCTACGGCAGCAACGCGCAGGTAAAAACGGCTGATAACGTAGCTCTGGGCACCGGCATGATTCCGGGCCTGGGCAGCGAGCCAGTAGCCGTGGGCAAAGCTTTCGGTCTGAAGCCTGGTCAGAAGTCGGCTCCCTTCCAGGGTGAGCAAGGCGTGCTAATTGTAGAGCCCGTGAGTGTGCAGAAGCCCACCACCAATACCGACGTGAAAGCCGTACGTCAGCAGTTGGCCGCTCAGCGCGCCGCCCGCGTAGATGGCCTCACGTTTGAGGCGGTGAAGGCCCACGCCAACGTGAAAGATAACCGCACCAAGTTCTTCTAG
- a CDS encoding type III pantothenate kinase, producing MRSFSLDIGNTAVKYGFFQDDVLVEAATHQTPDQVRAALKRLQPEHAIVASVAESTATWAAELGQLLPGLVLEFAPATTPLPIRNAYATPQTLGADRLAAAVGAAWLLPAHDVLIVDAGTAIKCDLVEAAGIFKGGSISPGLAMRFQALHTFTGRLPLVQAPPDQAAAIPLTGDDTQSAIRSGVLNGAAAEVRGIVEEYRALYPGLAVVLAGGDAAFFHARLKGSIFVIPELVLMGLHRILVHHVST from the coding sequence TTGCGTAGTTTTTCCCTCGATATTGGCAACACGGCGGTGAAGTATGGCTTCTTCCAGGATGATGTGCTGGTAGAAGCGGCCACTCACCAGACGCCTGACCAAGTGCGGGCTGCCCTAAAGCGTCTGCAGCCCGAGCACGCCATTGTCGCCTCCGTGGCAGAATCAACGGCAACATGGGCGGCAGAGCTAGGCCAGTTGCTACCTGGCCTAGTGCTGGAGTTTGCACCCGCTACCACGCCTTTGCCAATCCGGAATGCCTATGCAACGCCTCAGACACTAGGCGCCGACCGGCTGGCCGCCGCCGTAGGAGCTGCCTGGCTACTGCCGGCGCATGATGTGCTGATTGTGGATGCGGGCACCGCAATCAAGTGCGACCTAGTAGAAGCAGCGGGCATATTTAAAGGCGGGAGCATCTCACCTGGCCTAGCCATGCGGTTTCAGGCCCTGCACACGTTTACCGGACGCTTGCCGTTAGTACAGGCGCCCCCGGACCAAGCGGCCGCCATACCCCTCACCGGCGACGACACGCAGTCGGCTATCCGGAGTGGGGTGTTGAACGGTGCGGCAGCAGAGGTCCGGGGAATTGTGGAGGAATATCGGGCACTTTATCCTGGCCTGGCGGTGGTCCTGGCCGGGGGCGATGCGGCTTTTTTCCATGCCCGGCTGAAAGGCTCTATCTTTGTCATACCGGAGCTCGTGCTAATGGGGCTTCACCGAATTTTAGTACACCATGTCTCAACCTAA
- a CDS encoding porin family protein, giving the protein MSQPNFAGLAGGLSLLGLLAAASSVHGQGLGNSPYSRLGLGDATSNQGGVRQMSMGGVGVAAPNNVNVNELNPALLYYTSRTTFEAGYTGQFKTLRNSVTSQRTGSGNLGYLALSVPISGRVAGAIGLKPYSTVDYESNSITTIQGDPTSQAQTQYKGSGGLAEAYASQALRVAKGVTLGASVGYVFGSIDQQAGTVIFNSTSTNLNSDRNIFLQHVHYSDFTFRGAAHYRGKIKDKVNFNLGGVYSFQSNLNGERTTSLNRETVEGVAISSQALTTDVKGKATVPALTQVGISFDNNKNWSLSLDGSKQEWSKFRAFGEAGGSSGVLLSDTYRAGLGGELTPDATSVDSYFKRVTYRAGLNVAQMPYRPGGNTLYDRSVSWGFAFPLPTATALDATTISLGFQYGQRGNTDTRTSDGNVERNVKEDYVRMQLGVTLNNRWFIKRKIE; this is encoded by the coding sequence ATGTCTCAACCTAATTTCGCCGGCCTTGCTGGTGGTCTTTCGCTGCTAGGCCTACTGGCGGCAGCTTCGTCGGTGCACGGCCAAGGGCTCGGCAACTCGCCTTATTCGCGCTTAGGCCTCGGCGATGCTACCAGTAACCAAGGCGGCGTCCGGCAAATGAGCATGGGCGGAGTTGGAGTAGCAGCGCCCAACAACGTGAACGTAAATGAGCTGAACCCGGCGCTGCTCTACTACACCTCCCGCACTACGTTTGAAGCCGGCTACACAGGGCAGTTCAAAACCTTGCGTAACTCGGTTACCTCACAGCGGACGGGCTCGGGCAATCTGGGCTATCTGGCCTTGTCGGTTCCGATTTCAGGCCGGGTAGCGGGCGCTATTGGCCTCAAGCCTTACAGCACCGTCGACTACGAGTCGAACTCGATAACCACCATTCAGGGCGACCCCACCTCGCAGGCTCAAACCCAATACAAGGGTAGTGGTGGCCTAGCAGAGGCCTACGCAAGCCAGGCGCTTCGGGTAGCGAAGGGCGTAACGCTGGGCGCATCGGTGGGCTACGTATTTGGTAGCATTGATCAGCAGGCGGGCACGGTCATCTTCAACTCGACCTCCACGAACCTTAACTCTGACCGCAACATCTTCCTGCAGCATGTGCACTACTCGGACTTTACGTTCCGCGGAGCAGCGCACTATCGCGGAAAGATCAAGGACAAGGTGAATTTCAACCTGGGAGGCGTATATAGTTTCCAGTCGAACCTGAACGGGGAGCGCACCACCTCGCTAAACCGGGAGACAGTAGAAGGAGTAGCTATTTCCTCGCAGGCCCTGACAACTGATGTGAAGGGCAAAGCCACAGTGCCGGCGCTAACCCAAGTGGGCATCAGCTTCGATAACAACAAAAACTGGAGCCTGAGCCTTGATGGCTCGAAGCAGGAGTGGTCTAAATTTCGGGCCTTTGGTGAGGCCGGTGGTTCCTCCGGAGTCCTGCTCAGTGACACATATCGGGCAGGCCTGGGCGGCGAACTGACCCCAGATGCTACTTCTGTTGACAGCTATTTCAAGCGTGTAACGTATCGGGCTGGCCTGAACGTGGCCCAGATGCCCTACCGCCCCGGCGGCAACACGCTCTACGACCGATCAGTGAGCTGGGGTTTTGCCTTCCCGCTACCAACGGCTACGGCTCTTGATGCTACCACCATCAGCCTGGGCTTCCAGTATGGCCAGCGTGGTAACACCGATACCCGTACCTCCGATGGCAACGTGGAGCGCAACGTGAAGGAAGACTACGTACGGATGCAGCTAGGCGTGACCCTGAACAACCGGTGGTTCATCAAGCGTAAGATTGAGTAA
- a CDS encoding pseudouridine synthase, translated as MGKQHNSGDTPGRSGRSSYRPSGSSPEGFRKTGGPGRSRDDRPTGGNPRFGDSPRSGGGYANDRPSGPRGGGSFGGPKKFGGSGSSFGGPKKFGSTGGGFNRGGEGRPSGGARPYGNREYGNDRPQRSFDRDAPRRFDDRREGRSDRDNDRRDERPARPYEPKANWPGQPYRQEGQPTVPRGGAGERNRKFNKKNPNEPDTPPAERFPSRPEPTAPAREFGSGPDREIRAARPFDFKGRPDGLDAEERAPRRESFEPREERPAPRREGGLGQRSFTDRKEGGYGGGSFGEKRTARPGGFSGDRREERPARPNNFSDRREERAPRPYGERENRGAFGNDRREERPARPYGDRPERTTNKRTGRELDSNQAGKRKFGEVAGEAPDYKNLKFYEDDKTRGNKRRREEEETSVDETRLNRYIANAGICSRREADSLIAAGEIKVNGEVITEMGYKVKPNDTVQYGKTNLNREKLVYVLLNKPKDFITTTEDPEGRRTVMELVANSSKERIFPVGRLDRNTTGLLLFTNDGEVAQKLSHPSHRNKKIYQVELDKPLTEEHLKQIADGLELEDGKVEVDDVAVVAGNPHFVGIEIHVGRNRIVRRIFEHLGYDVVTLDRVQYAGLTKKDLPRGKWRFLSEKEVIRLKYFM; from the coding sequence ATGGGCAAGCAACACAACTCCGGCGACACGCCTGGCCGCTCAGGCCGCTCTTCTTATCGTCCTTCGGGCAGCAGCCCTGAGGGCTTCCGCAAAACAGGTGGCCCCGGCCGTAGCCGCGACGACCGGCCTACGGGTGGCAACCCTCGCTTCGGCGACTCACCACGCAGCGGTGGCGGCTATGCCAATGATCGGCCGTCTGGCCCTCGTGGTGGTGGCAGCTTTGGTGGCCCCAAGAAGTTCGGCGGCTCTGGCTCCAGCTTTGGTGGTCCCAAGAAATTCGGTTCAACGGGCGGTGGCTTTAACCGGGGTGGCGAAGGCCGGCCCAGCGGTGGTGCCCGCCCATACGGCAACCGTGAGTACGGCAACGACCGTCCGCAGCGCTCTTTTGACCGCGATGCCCCACGCCGCTTTGATGACCGCCGCGAAGGCCGCTCCGACCGCGACAACGACCGTCGGGATGAGCGCCCGGCCCGGCCCTATGAGCCCAAGGCAAACTGGCCCGGTCAGCCTTACCGTCAGGAAGGTCAGCCGACAGTTCCGCGTGGTGGTGCCGGGGAACGTAATCGGAAGTTCAACAAGAAAAACCCCAACGAGCCTGATACCCCTCCGGCTGAACGTTTCCCATCGCGCCCAGAGCCTACCGCCCCAGCTCGCGAATTCGGCAGCGGCCCCGACCGCGAAATTCGGGCAGCTCGTCCGTTTGACTTCAAAGGTCGTCCCGATGGCCTCGATGCCGAGGAGCGTGCCCCACGCCGTGAGAGCTTCGAGCCGCGTGAAGAACGCCCGGCACCACGCCGCGAAGGTGGCCTAGGCCAGCGCAGCTTCACTGACCGCAAAGAAGGTGGCTACGGTGGTGGCAGCTTCGGTGAGAAGCGCACGGCCCGCCCCGGTGGCTTCAGTGGCGACCGGCGGGAGGAGCGCCCTGCTCGGCCCAACAACTTCAGCGACCGGCGTGAAGAGCGTGCCCCGCGCCCCTACGGCGAGCGGGAGAACCGCGGAGCATTCGGTAATGACCGTCGCGAGGAGCGTCCGGCCCGCCCCTACGGCGACCGTCCGGAGCGCACTACCAACAAGCGTACCGGCCGCGAGCTAGACTCGAACCAGGCTGGCAAGCGCAAGTTTGGCGAAGTAGCCGGCGAAGCCCCCGACTACAAAAACCTGAAGTTCTACGAAGACGACAAAACCCGTGGCAACAAGCGCCGTCGGGAAGAAGAGGAGACCAGCGTCGATGAAACGCGCCTCAACCGCTATATCGCCAACGCCGGCATCTGCTCACGTCGGGAAGCCGACTCGCTGATTGCCGCTGGCGAGATTAAGGTGAACGGCGAAGTGATTACGGAGATGGGCTACAAAGTGAAGCCCAACGATACGGTGCAGTACGGCAAAACCAATCTCAACCGCGAGAAACTGGTGTATGTGCTGCTCAACAAGCCTAAGGATTTCATCACAACGACAGAAGACCCAGAGGGCCGTCGGACGGTGATGGAGCTGGTGGCCAACTCCTCGAAGGAGCGTATCTTCCCAGTAGGCCGCCTCGACCGCAACACGACAGGTCTGCTGCTCTTCACTAATGATGGCGAAGTGGCGCAAAAACTCTCGCACCCTTCGCACCGCAACAAGAAGATCTACCAGGTAGAGCTCGATAAGCCGCTGACAGAAGAACACCTGAAGCAGATTGCCGATGGTCTGGAGCTGGAAGATGGCAAAGTGGAAGTTGATGACGTGGCTGTAGTGGCGGGCAACCCACACTTTGTGGGCATCGAAATTCATGTTGGTCGCAACCGCATTGTGCGCCGCATCTTCGAGCACCTTGGCTACGACGTAGTGACGCTGGACCGCGTGCAGTATGCTGGCCTGACCAAGAAAGACCTGCCGCGTGGCAAGTGGCGCTTCCTCTCCGAGAAAGAAGTCATTCGCCTGAAGTATTTTATGTAA